Below is a genomic region from Miscanthus floridulus cultivar M001 chromosome 1, ASM1932011v1, whole genome shotgun sequence.
CCAACCCAGTGGCGAGGCGTCGAGATCAGAGATGTCGTTGTGGATGTTGGCATGATCGACGCAGGGTGATCCTGCCCTGCCTCCATGATTTCCCCGCTGTCGTCGGGGCCGATGATCCAAGTCGTGGATCCGACCGTAAAGATCTGGCCTTGCTCAGGAATAGCCATGGAGCTCGGAAAAGTGACCATCTGGTTGAGcatggaatcagcacgcacatCCCCCTGTCGACAAAATCTTATCTGCAGGGCTCTCTAAACTCTCTAAAATACAAGCATTATCCAACAGATCTTTCATTTATCACATTCTTCCTCTGGCATTAAAACACCTGAGCTCAACGCATCATCCTACTCGCACCTTCTTTGCTCATTCGAGAATTAGTACTCCACAACGCACACACGCGGTGCTCACTGCTCAGTTGGACTTGGGTCCAAAATTTGGCCGGCGCACGCCTCGTCGCTTTTGCGGCGGCAGCGCGACCAGCCTATTCCGAGGGCATAGAATCGAATTCGTGGAGGCACGGGCCAATGAGGGGTGCTGCGGGTGATCCCCATCACCGAGGGATGTGCATGAGGCCTCCGGGCTCCGGCCGTCGGCCGTGGATCTCTGGGACTAGCCCAGGCGGTGCGCGGGGCAGTGAGAAGCAGCAACTAGCATTTCGAGGCGAGTGGGCCCTTAGTGGCCACATCTTCCACTGCCGGAAGAACTCGTGGCCAGCGGAAAACTCGTCGCCGCCGGCGGAGTATGCTTACGCGGGAGAGGAGTCCAGGCGGCAGCGCACTCGCGTAGGAAGCGCCCACTGCGGATGCCGAGCGAACACGGTTCGTTCGTAAAGTTTGGTTACCGAGAACCCCGGGATATGGATGGTAGATCGGATTGCCGAGTCAGTTGGAGGCGGTTGGCTCCACAAAGTCAGTTGGAGTTGTTGTTTGTTAGATGCTATTCTGCCGCAGTCGCAGCGGCAGGCTGTATAGAGGACCGATGCTATTCTCCGAGAGTCCGAGTGCCGCACCCATTTTGCGTCCATGACGGAGAGGGATTGGGCGTCCCTCGGGAGAGGGCTGCTGCATGACATATTCGTCCGCCTCCCCACCGATGTCGACGCCGCCAATTTCCGTCGCGTGTGCCCCGGCTGGCGGGCCGCTGCGGGCGCCGGCGCCCATGTGCACCGCCCAATGTTCATCTTGAACGCTGCCGATGGGCCTGTTCACGCCTTTGTGCGGCCCGTGGATCGCCGTCGCCACACCCGCGTCAGGTTCGTCCGCGTGGACTCCGCCGCCGTCACTGGAGTATGGCCTCCCGCCTGCCGCTGCGTAAGGGGCACGTCGCGTGGCTGGCTCGCCGTGAACGAAGGCGAGCGCCTCCTCCTTAGGGACCCCATCTCCCGCGCCGAGATCCCGCTGCCCGCCTTCGACGCCGGCTACCAGCTGTTCGACGTCTTCCTCTCCGACGACCCTCTCTCCGCGCCCGGCAGCTGGACGGCGTTCGCCTTTTTCAGATGGGACGACGTCTGTACCCACAACCCGGGAGAAGTGCTCGCCTTCTGCCGCCCCGGCGACGCCGAGTGGGCGCGGGTTGATCTGGATGATAACGGACAGGGCCATCAGGGCCAGCCGATGCGGCTCTACCAGGGGCTCGAGTTCTTCGGGGGGCGACCCTACGTGCTCCTCGCAAAACCTAGCAGGCTCGCCCTCTGCGACGTCGAGGCCCGGAGGCTCGTGGTGAGCTCGGTACAGATTTATTTACCACCGGGTTGGGAGTGGGACTGGCAACAGTGCCTGGTGGAGTGCGGCGGCGACCTCCTGGTCGTGCAGGTGGCGCGGCGCGAGGAGTATAGGTCGCCGTGGTACTGCCCAGGGTACTGCCTCGGCAGCCACTACTTCTTGAGGCGCAGGAACCGGTACTTGGCCAAGGTGTTCAAGATCGTGTTCGACGCGGACGGCGGTGGCATGCCAGTGGCGTCGGAGGCGGTGGCGAGCACCGGGGACTACGCCGTGTTCGTGGCGCCGCAGGGCCACGCGTTCGCGCTCCGGGCGAGCGGCTTCCCCGCCGTCAGGGCGGGCTGTGTCTACTTCTTTGCTGTCAACTATACGAGGAGCGTGCAAGGGATGGTCGTCATTGATCTCAAAGCGGATCCCAGGCGGCGCGATAAGTTCGTCCGGAAGCTGCCCCTCGCCGGACACTGGCACATACTATCTTGGTTTTGCCCTCGCCCGGTGTTGGatacgacgccgccgccgcgcaggcgCAGGTGCTCGATGCATGGCCTTCGTAATGCTTTGCCTTTTTTCAATTATTAGTTATTAAAAATGCTACTCTAGTTTCGTCTTTGAAATCATTTCGTTCGTTTAAAATTAATGCTCTTTTATTCGAGACAATGTACTGTCGTGCTCGACTGCTCGTGCACAAATGAACCCTCGCTTTTTCGATTCCTTCGGTGGTTCATTTGTAATTCCTATTCAGTTCCTTCGGTGATTCATGTGCAATTCCTATTCGATTCCTTCGGCGATTCATTTTCAATTCCTAATGTTTGGAATGAAGTTTAAAGGAATTTCAAAGGAATGTCAAACATCTGTTTTGCTGATGTCACTATGCGTTTGGTACGGAGGAATCGGCCAAGAACTTTTCATAGGAACGGTGGAGAAACATGTACTTTTGCAGGAAACAAAACATGAGCTCCGAGTCAATGGAAAGCTTTCCTGTGGCCACTCGCTCAGCTTTGCTCGCTTTCTCTAAACATGCTTATATATTGCTAATCTAGCCTTCACAGTGAGGCAACATTGACATTTCCTGCTTCAGCCTGCAGCTCGCATCCATGGAAAGAAAAGTTTCGTACGCTTAGTAgtctggccccgttcgctggtctggctGAAACcggctgaaaaatactattccaactgaattgttgtgagagaaaaatactattctgactgaaaaaagaagccgaacaagtcgaatatggggtaaaccgAACAGGGCCACTAATATGGCTCTCTCTCTAGTTTATATGTTATATCCTAAACCAGTATGTATTTTTAAGGATTCGATTGGTATAAAATAAGTCAATATTGCAATCAAGTTTCAAAGTTTACTATTCTCTTTTCATTCCTACAATCTAGACACCTATCTTGAAAAATTCCTATATTTTTTCATTCCTCCGTTTTGCAGCTATGTTCCTTTTCTATACTTGTGTTTTCTCTCATTCCTGTGTTTTCTATTTCTTTGTTCGAAATAGGCTCTAAGGTCATGTTCGCGTCTTatgagtcgtactttttcagcgaaggaacaatgtttttctctcacaacaaatcagcgaacaatactttcagtcgtgacttttcagcgaaacgaacagagcCTAAATGGCTGAGTTTGCAGTACAGCAGTAGTCGTGAGATATGGCAAGTCCAAAGTGAGTGCCACAGTTTATTGCACACAGCCTGTGCAGTCACTGCTACTACTGCAAGATAAGCAGTCATTGCACCTAAGCCATCCATGTAAGATAAGCAGTCACTACTCATTGTGTATTCACCCTCTACTGTGAGCCAGTTCTTCTTGAGTCAAAAAGCAGAAACCAAAAAAAAAGAAGGCATAATTATTACAATAATGCAGTTAACACATGGGAGCCTACAATAATATCATATATATTACTCTAGACTGAGAGGTTAATGTCCTCTAATTACATTTACAAAAGAGGGAGTACATGCTAAAGAGAAAATGGTAAACTAAGATCCTTTTGCATGTATCAAGGTTCTCTGTTCCTATTTTCATATACAAAAACATGCATCGTCTAATTGTACATTCACAAAAGAGCACTAGACTgatcaacatcaatatgaggAGTTcctctgatttttttttcttccacTTGCTTACTCAAATTATGAACTGCATCTTCCACAAGCAAGCAATAGTCTTCAGAATCAGCAGCTCTTGAAGCCAGAGGAAGGAATATTTTGCAAAGGTTTTTTTACCGAAGTGCAGCGTCTAACTTAGGATTTTCAACTATATCCCTCCCATGCATATCTTGAATAATCCCTGTTCTTGCATCTCGTGTCCCTTTTTCTCTGTCCAAAGTAATGCCCATGTGAACTATGCAGCCTGTTCTTGTTTGAGCTCAATTACGCTTGACAATACTGAACTTTTTATTCTCAGCTCCAGAACCTTGATTTGCACAAACTAATCCATCAAGATCACTCGTATTCGTGTGACACTTTCGAACATCAAAACCCATCAGACCACCATATGTCACCCAAAAGTCCCAAGCTTCATCAAACCCACTGAATGTCATATCCATTTTAGGAATCCAAAAGGGAGTTGCATTCGTTCTGCAATTGGAGAATATTGTGTCATTTCTATCTGAAGAGCTCGTCGCCTTCTCCCACAAATCATGCGCCTTGCTTCGACAAGCGCTGTCAACTGGAGATAgaccttctcccttctccaccGACAGACATTAAACACAAGGCATGCCATAAAACTGAAATAGATAAACACTTATTCTTTGATTTTGACTTTGCCAGAGCTATGTGGTTCGTATCTGAGTATCTGACCCTCCTCGATCTCACAACACACTTTGTCTCTAATGAAGTTGACGGTGTCCAAGAAACAAAATTTCTAATTCTTTCTCTCTTGAGAACTAAAAAGTAACAATTTATTTGTTtcaaaattataagatgttttgagtttttttaaaatatgcatagcttaatgtttGCTGAAGCCTACATTACAGGCCCCATCCCGTATTAAGGAATCCTTACCATAATGAGGGACGGATCCCATCAAACTGAAACATGCATTGAACTCTCAGGCACGCCAAGATCGATTTGCGGATTTGATGCTGGAGTTGCCCTTATCGACTCTCTGAATTGCCAGCTAACTAAATAGGAGAGCTAATTGCTAGCTAACTAAACAATAGCTAAAATTAGCCCTAGTGCTTCTAAATAAGAGAGCTACTAGGTGGGCTACTTTTTTAGCCAAACTTTCAGctagttgttagccaactagctAGCCGATATCAGCTAATTTAGGTTAATCTTTAGCCCCAATTAGTAACTAGCTATTTGTATCAAAACCGGCTCTAAGTCAACAAGgaaatttattttaccacattGGTAGTAGTCGGTTTTTTCCTGGCCAGTTTCTATTGGCAAACAAGGCCAGTAGTGTTATCAAGTACACCATTGTCACTAGTCggg
It encodes:
- the LOC136457090 gene encoding uncharacterized protein translates to MTERDWASLGRGLLHDIFVRLPTDVDAANFRRVCPGWRAAAGAGAHVHRPMFILNAADGPVHAFVRPVDRRRHTRVRFVRVDSAAVTGVWPPACRCVRGTSRGWLAVNEGERLLLRDPISRAEIPLPAFDAGYQLFDVFLSDDPLSAPGSWTAFAFFRWDDVCTHNPGEVLAFCRPGDAEWARVDLDDNGQGHQGQPMRLYQGLEFFGGRPYVLLAKPSRLALCDVEARRLVVSSVQIYLPPGWEWDWQQCLVECGGDLLVVQVARREEYRSPWYCPGYCLGSHYFLRRRNRYLAKVFKIVFDADGGGMPVASEAVASTGDYAVFVAPQGHAFALRASGFPAVRAGCVYFFAVNYTRSVQGMVVIDLKADPRRRDKFVRKLPLAGHWHILSWFCPRPVLDTTPPPRRRRCSMHGLRNALPFFNY